One part of the Chitinivibrionales bacterium genome encodes these proteins:
- a CDS encoding SDR family NAD(P)-dependent oxidoreductase, whose translation MNNDAFREKYGPWAVVAGASEGLGAAFAEECARRGLKVVLAARSRDKLASVQTSLSEKYKTECRVLALDLSEPDAAASLDRQTALLDTGLFIYNAALSLLGPYFIFPEDQHRATMATNCATPALCAYRFGKRLRERGKGGIVLMSSMAGFQGGPFLAHYAATKAYCTVLAEGLSRECAADNVDVLACCAGAVATPGYLRANGGKTSFMVMKPAAVARKALDNIHRRGVYIPGIFNKCGAFVLQKLLPRSLAVSVMEHSVRGMVKTPGRL comes from the coding sequence ATGAACAATGACGCATTCAGGGAAAAATACGGGCCGTGGGCCGTTGTGGCGGGCGCCTCCGAAGGGCTCGGCGCCGCCTTCGCGGAAGAATGCGCAAGGCGAGGGCTGAAGGTCGTGTTGGCGGCGCGCTCAAGAGACAAATTGGCTTCTGTGCAGACTTCCCTGAGTGAAAAATATAAAACCGAATGCCGCGTGCTGGCGCTTGACCTTTCAGAACCGGATGCTGCGGCCAGTTTAGATCGGCAGACGGCGTTATTGGACACGGGGCTGTTCATTTACAACGCGGCATTGTCGCTGCTCGGTCCGTATTTTATTTTTCCTGAGGATCAGCACCGCGCCACAATGGCCACCAACTGCGCAACGCCGGCGCTGTGCGCCTACCGGTTCGGCAAGCGTTTGAGGGAGCGCGGCAAGGGCGGGATCGTTCTCATGTCATCCATGGCCGGGTTTCAGGGCGGGCCCTTCCTTGCGCATTATGCGGCGACAAAGGCATACTGCACGGTGCTCGCCGAAGGCTTGAGCAGGGAATGCGCTGCCGATAATGTTGACGTGCTTGCCTGCTGCGCGGGCGCGGTTGCAACGCCGGGCTACCTCAGGGCGAACGGGGGAAAAACTTCCTTCATGGTGATGAAGCCCGCGGCCGTTGCGCGCAAGGCTCTTGACAATATCCACCGGCGCGGTGTTTACATCCCGGGAATTTTCAACAAGTGCGGGGCTTTCGTTTTGCAAAAACTGCTCCCGCGCAGCCTGGCGGTGAGCGTCATGGAGCATTCCGTGCGGGGCATGGTGAAAACGCCGGGCAGATTATGA
- a CDS encoding emopamil-binding family protein, producing METIPLGRRPLDIAIIGFFIFNAVFITYFFDLEQVVIPNTAHFTYPLWPPRFLVDLAHWWGKHYDPLLYARPVWWRATIWIDVLLFGPFYFVAIWAFAKGKNWIRLPGIIYSAVMLTNVTIILSEEIGGPYATPNLPSVVGANASWIIFPLLIIWRLWGTDCPFSKKKSAVP from the coding sequence TTGGAAACCATTCCCCTCGGCAGACGGCCGCTCGATATCGCCATCATAGGGTTTTTCATTTTCAACGCGGTTTTCATCACCTACTTTTTCGACCTGGAGCAGGTGGTGATACCCAATACGGCGCACTTCACCTATCCGCTTTGGCCTCCGCGTTTTCTGGTGGACCTGGCCCACTGGTGGGGCAAGCACTATGACCCCCTCCTTTACGCGCGTCCGGTGTGGTGGCGCGCCACGATCTGGATCGATGTCCTTTTGTTCGGCCCCTTCTATTTTGTCGCGATCTGGGCATTTGCAAAAGGGAAGAACTGGATCCGCCTTCCCGGCATCATTTATTCGGCGGTGATGCTCACCAACGTGACCATCATCCTGAGCGAGGAGATAGGGGGACCATACGCAACCCCCAATCTTCCGTCCGTGGTCGGCGCCAACGCGTCATGGATCATTTTTCCCCTGCTCATCATCTGGCGACTGTGGGGGACCGATTGCCCATTTTCAAAAAAGAAATCTGCGGTTCCATGA